The Mycobacteriales bacterium nucleotide sequence CAGCGCGAGCACCTCGTCCAAAGCGTTGGTGTGCAGCGAGTTCGTGCCACCGAGCACGGCAGCGAGTGCCTCGACCGCGGTACGCACGACGTTGTTGTCCGGCTGCTGTGCCGTGAGCGAGACGCCGGCGGTCTGGGTGTGGAAGCGCAGCCACTGTGCGCGCGGATCGGTTGCGCCGTACACGTCACGCATCCACCGCGCCCAGATCCGCCGCGCGGCACGGAACTTCGCGATCTCCTCGAAGAAGTCGATGTGCGCGTCGAAGAAGAAGGACAGTCCGGGTGCGAACCGGTTGACGTCCAGGCCGCGCGACTGCCCGAGCTCGACGTAGCCGAACCCGTCGGCGAGGGTGTACGCCAGCTCCTGTACGGCGGTCGAGCCGGCTTCGCGGATGTGGTAGCCCGAGACCGACAGCGGCTTGTAGCGCGGGATCCGCTGGTCGCAGAACTCCATCAGGTCGCCGATCAGGCGCAGGTGCGGCTCGGGCCCGAACAGCCACTCCTTCTGCGCGATGTACTCCTTGAAGATGTCGGTCTGCAGCGTTCCGTCGAGTACGCCGATGTCTGCGCCCTGCCGCTCGGCGGCGACGAGGTACATGCAGAAGATCGGTACGGCGGGACCGCTGATCGTCATCGACGTGGTGACATCCGCCAGCGGGATGCCGGCGAACAGCACGTCCATGTCCGCGGCGGAGTCGATGGCGACGCCACAGTGCCCGACCTCGCCGAGCGAGCGCGGGTCGTCGGAGTCGCGGCCCATCAACGTCGGCATGTCGAACGCGACCGACAGCCCGTGGCCGCCGGCCTCGAGGATCATCTTGTAGCGCTGGTTGGTCTGCTCCGCGTTGCCGAACCCGGCGAACTGCCGGATCGTCCACTGCTTGCCGCGGTAACCGGTCGGATACAGCCCGCGGGTGAACGGGTACTCGCCCGGCCACCCGATCCGCTCGAAGCCGTCGTAGCCCGTGCCGGGCGCCGGGCCGTAGACCGGGTCGACCTCACTGCCCGACAGGGAGGTGAAGTCGGCCTCGCGAGTGCCGGCCGCGTCGAACCGCTGCTGCCAGCGTGCGCGGCCCGCCTCGATGTCCTTCGCGTCCATCGCACACTCCCGGGTGAAGGCCCCTCAGTAGATACTAGGACGTCCTAGTATCTTGGCCAACCCCCGCCACTCCGAAGTCTCCCGCCGCCAGCCGCAAAGTACGCAGCTGCTCGAAGATTGCTCGCAGGTCGCTCTCGTCGTACGCCGTGAGCCCGAAGCCGTCGGCGGTCAGGTCGACGGTGGCGCGCTCGAGCGTCTCCCGACCCGCGTCGGTCAGCTTCGCGAGCACTCCGCGACCGTCGCGCGGGTTGCGCCGGCGCTCGACGAAGCCTTGCGCGGCCAGCCGGTCAATCGTGTTGGTGACGCTGGTCGGGTGCACCATCAACCGTTCGCCGATGACCGACAGCGGCAGCTCCCCGGTGCGGCTGAAGTGCAGCAGCACCAGCGCCTCGTAACGCGCGAACGTCAGCGCATACGGCCTGAGGATCTCGTCGTAGCGCGAGAGCAACAGCTGCTGGGCGCGCATGACCGAGGTCGCGACCCGCATGGCGGCCGCCGGTCCGAAGTGCGACTCCCACAGCTCGCCGGCCCGTTCGATCGGGTCGAACGGCAGGTCGAGCGGCTCCCGGCTCACAGCCGCCGATCGTACGGCGAACCGTCGTGCCTTTGGTCTCTGGACAAAAGAGGTTTGTAATGCAAACCTTGTGCTATGACGTCTACGCCCGCATCCGCATCGGGTGACCCGCAGAACCTTCTGGCAGCCACCCGCAGCCTGACCAGACGGGTACGCCGCGACCAGCGGAGCGCGTGGTTGCCGCTCCTCGTGTTCGCAGTGGTGACCTTCGGTGCGATCCCGTTCGACCGCTATGGCCCGCACCACACGCACTGCGCGGCCGAGTCCGGCGGGCGCGAGATCTGCCGGGCCTACGGAGTCCTGTCGCTCTGGTACTGGACGGTGGCGCTGCTCCTCGCCTATGCGGTCATCGGGTGGTTCTACCTGCGCCGGTCCAACGAGCGCGGCATCGGCACCAGGGTGCAGCCCTACCTTGCGGTCGGCGCCGCGCTCACCGTGCTCACGATCGCATGGGCACTGTGGTCGAGCGCGAACCCGACCTCCCTGCACGCCATTTCGAACCCCGGCAGTCCCGGCACCCTCGTCGACCGGATCGCCAGTCCGGAGGGAGCGATCGGGTTGGCGCTGCTGCTGCTCGCCTGGATCGAACGCGACTGGGTGCTGGCGGCGGTCACGGTGGTCTACCTGGTGGTCGCGATGACCGTCGTCCACCACACCCGCCTGGCCGCGCACTCGGCCTCGCTCCTGACCCATCTCGCCCACCCCGATATCTGGGGCTTCCTTCCCCGGCTGCTGGCCAGCGGCGCTGTCCTGCTGGCCGGCAGCCTCGTCGTCGCCCTCGCCCATGCCCGTCGTCAGCGGCCGGCCGGATGAGCGAGCACCCGGTCAACGGGCTCGACGACGTCGTACACCAACGGGTCCGGCTCGGCATCCTCGCCATCGCGCAACAAGCGCGACGCGTGGAGTTCACCTACCTGCGCGACGCGCTCGACCTCACCGCCGGCAACCTCTCGCAGCACCTCACCGTCCTGGAGAAAGCGAAGCTGGTCACGATCGAGAAGGGGTACGACGGCAAGCGACCCCGTACCTGGATCGAGCTGACCAACGCCGGCAAGAAGGCGCTCCGCGACGAGGTCGCGAGCTTGAAGAGCCTGATCCACCAGCTCGAGCGACGCAGCCCGCGACAACCGTGATCGGTGGCAGGTTTGCGTGAGCCTTCGGTACCCGGATCGGCGCGCAGAGCGCGTTAATGAGGTGTGGGCGCGGAGTTCGATGAGTGGGCGGTCGCGCGCGGGCCGGCTCTGATCCGGTTCGGCTACCTGCTCACCGGCGACCGACAGCTCGCACAGGACCTTTCGCAAGAAGCGCTGACGCGCGTGCATCGCCGCTGGCGGCGGCTGGCGGACGAGGGCAACCCGGACGCTTACGCCCGCAAGATCATGGTCAACCAGCTCACCTCCTGGCGCCGCCGCCGGTCCTTCTCCGAGCGAGTGACCGACACCGCCGAGCTGCCCACAACGACGATCGAGTTCGACCAGACGGCGATCGACCGGCAGGCCCTCTGGGTAACCATCCAAAGCTTGCCGACTCGTCAGCGTGCCGTGGTCGTCCTGCACTTCTACGAGGATCTCGACGATGACGCGATCGCCCGGATCCTCGGCTGCGCGGCGAGCACGGTGCGCGTTCATCTCCGTCGCGCTCTCGCCGCGCTTCGCACCCATCCCGTTACTCGCGACTTCGCTGGGAGAACGCCATGACCGACCTCGACACCATGATCCGCGACTGTCTGCAGGAACGCGCGGAGACGGTGGAGTACGCCGATCCCGTCGCCGGCGCCCGCGAGCGCAGCCGCAGGAAGGTGCGTCGGCAGCAGATCGCGGCCGGCGCGACCACGACGCTGGTCGTTGCGGCGGGAGTTCCACTCGGGCTCGCTCTGGCCAGCCATCATCCGGCGCGGCACCGGCAGCCGGCAGTCGTCGTCCAGGCATCGCCGACCCAGTCACCCCAGCCGCCGAGCTGTCCGAGCGGCCGGGTGCCGAACCTCACCGTCGACGAAAGCGCCGCACCGCAACCGCTGAGCAACCTGATCCACGACGTCGCCGACGCGAGGATCTACTTCGTCGTCGCGAACGGAGTCGTGTTCCACGCCAACGGTCAGGCGCCGCCGGCGCGCAGCTACCTGCTGATCGTGACCAACCGCAGCGGTGCCGGCGCGCAGGACATCGTGACCTCACCGGACGCGTTCACGGCCGGCGGCAAATCTCTCCGAGACCGCGCGCATGACTACGTCGAGAAGCTCAAGGGTTGGAACGCGACCTTCGCCGGCTGCCAGGCGAAGGGATCATGACGCCCGAGTCAGCGGCCGGCGCAGCGGCCTACTCCGCGCTCGCGGCCGCAACCAGCTCGTCGGCTGCGGCGTAAGGATCGGTCGAACCGGACAGCACCCGATCGGCGAGCGCGTCCAGCGCCGCACCTCCGCGCAGGTCGCTGAACCGTTCGCGTACGGCGGTGACCGCGATCGCCTCGATCTCGTCGGCAATGCGGGCGCGGCGGCGACGCTCGAGCTGACCCGAGGACAGCAGCCACTCGCGGTGTCGTGCGATCGCCTCGACGAGCGCGTCGCTGCCCTCGCCCTGGGACGCGATCGTCTTGACGATCGGCGGCTTCCAGGCGCCGGGGTCCGGCGACTCGGCCAGCGACATCATCGTGCGCAGATCGCGCACGGTGTGGTCGGCATCGTCGCGGTCGGCCTTGTTGACGACGAAGACATCCGCGATCTCGAGAATGCCGGCCTTCGCCGCCTGGATGCCGTCGCCCATGCCGGGCGCGAGCAGCACGACTGTCGTGTCCGCGAGCGAGGCGATCTCGACCTCGGCCTGCCCGACTCCGACGGTCTCCACGATCACGACGTCGCAGCCGGCCGCGTCGAGCACGCGGACCGCCTGCGGTGTCGCCCACGCCAGGCCGCCGAGGTGCCCGCGGGTGCCCATCGAGCGGATGTAGACGCCGGGATCCGTCGCGTGGTCCTGCATGCGCACGCGGTCACCGAGCAACGCGCCGCCGCTGAACGGCGACGACGGGTCGACGGCCAGCACACCGACCCGCTTGCCGGCCGCCCGGTACGCCGTCAGCAACGCAGACGTCGTCGTCGACTTGCCGACCCCCGGCGAGCCGGTCAACCCGATGACCTCGGCGGCACCGGCGTGCGGCGCGAGTGCGGCCGTCACCTCGCGCAGCTGCGGTGAAGAGCTCTCGATCAGGGAGATCAGCCGGGCGACGCTGCGGTGGTCACCGTCGCGGGCACGCGCGACGAGCTCCGCGACGTCGAAGGCCATAGCTCGACCCTAGGGGTCGCTCCGGACTCAGGCAGCGGGGACGCGCAGGAGCAGGGCGTCGCCCTGGCCGCCGCCGCCGCAGAGCGCGGCCGCGCCGTATCCGCCACCGCGCCGGCGGAGCTCGAGCGCGAGGGTGAGCGCGAGGCGCGCGCCGGACGCACCGATCGGGTGGCCGAGCGCGATCGCGCCGCCGTTCACGTTGACCTTGTCCCACGACACGTCGAGCAGCTTCGCGGAGTGCACCGCAACCGCAGCGAAGGCCTCGTTGATCTCGATCAGGTCGAGGGCTGAGACGTCCTCGCCGGCACGGGCCAGCGCCTTGTTGATCGCGTTCGCCGGCTGGGCCTGAAGCGACGCGTCCGGTCCGGCGACGACGCCGTGATAGCCGATCTCGGCGAGCACCGGCGCGCCGTGCCGCTCTGCGGCGTCGCGCGACATCACGACGACCGCACAGGCGCCGTCGGAGATCTGTGACGCCGAGCCCGCGGTGATCGTGCCGTCCTTGGCGAAGGCCGGACGCAGCGACGTCAGCCCCTCGACCGTCGTGTCGGCGCGCACGCCTTCGTCGGTCGTCACGACGATCGGGTCGCCGCGACGCTGCGGAACGCTCACGGTGACGATCTCCTCGTCGAACGCGCCGTTCTTCTGCGCCGCGGCAGCAAGCTGGTGCGACCGCGCGGCAAACTCGTCCTGTTCCACGCGGCTGATCCCGAGAAGCGCGTTGTGCTTCTCGGTCGACTCCCCCATCGCGCACTGGTCGAACGCGCAGAACAGCCCGTCGTACGCCATCGAGTCGAGCAGCACGCCGTCGCCGTACCGGTAGCCGCGGCGAGCACCCGGCAGCAGGTGCGGCGCGTTCGTCATCGACTCCATGCCGCCGGCGACCACGACGTCGAACTCACCCGCGCCGATCAGCTGGTCGGCCAGCGCGATCGCGTCGAGACCGGACAGGCAGACCTTGTTGACCGTCAACGCCGGCACCGTCATCGGGATGCCGCCCTTGACGGCGGCCTGCCTGGCCGTGATCTGGCCGGCGCCGGCCTGCAGGACCTGACCCAGGATCACGTAGTCGACGTCGTCGCCACCGATGCCCGCCCGCGCCAGAGCCGCCTCGATGGCGAAGCCACCGAGATCAACCGCCGGGAAGTCACCGAGCGAGCCGAGCAGCTTGCCGATTGGAGTACGGGCACCACCGACGATCACCGAACCAGGCATAACTGACACGATACGGCGATGTTCACCCGCATCGACCACGTCGGGATCGCGTGCAGGGACCTCGAGGCGACGATCGCCCGCTACACGGCGGCGTTCGACCTCACCGTTCTCGGCCGCGAAACGAACGAGGCGCAGGGCGTGCACGAGGCGATGCTCGTCGTTGCCGACAGCGCCACCGGCCGGTCCTGCGTCCAGCTGCTCCAGCCGACCCGTCCCGACACGCCGGTCGGCAAGTTCCTCGAGACGCGCGGTGAAGGGCTGCACCACGTCGCCTACGGCGTCGACGACATCGTCGGCTCGCTCAGCGCGCTGCGCGAGAGCGGCGCCGAGCTGATCGACGAGACGCCGCGGCACGGTTTCGGCGGGTCCGCGATCGCCTTCATCCATCCGCGCAGCGCCGGCGGCGTGCTGACCGAGCTGGTCGAGGCGGTCCGGCGCTCCTAGCCGGCCGCGCCGTCGCCCGGCGGCCACTCCCGCGGAAGCGGCGCCCGATCGGGGGCAACGGTCGCGACGATGGCGTCGAGCACCGCCTCGGTGTAGCCGACGAACAAGTGCTTCGCCCCCGGTACGTCGATCACTCTCGCCTGCGGCACGACCGCGAACCGTTCACCCGCCTGCTTCGGTCTCAGGTAGTCGTCGAGCTCCGGGACGATCGCGACCAGCGGCTTGCCGGAGGCCGCCCACGTGGCGAGGTCGACGTCGGTTGCGGTCTTCAGCGGCGGCGAGATGAGGATCGCGCCCGTGACGCTCGGGTCGCAGCCGTAGCGCACCGCGAGATCGGTGCCGAACGACCAACCGACCAGCCACAGGGCGGGCAGGTCCCGCGACTCGGCGAGGTCGAGCGCGGCGGCGACGTCGTACCGCTCGGACTCGCCACCGTCGAACTGCCCCGCGCTGCGCCCGGCCTCGCTCTGGGTGCCGCGCGTGTTGAAGCGGAGCACCGCGAGATCGGCGAGCGCGGGCAGCCGGTTCGCCGCCTTGCGGAACAGGTGGCTGTCCATCATGCCGCCCTGCGTGGGCAGCGGATGCAGCGTTATCAGCGTGGCGACCGGCGGCGCGGACTCCGGGAGCGCGAGCTCGCCGACCAGCTCGAGCCCGTCGGCGGTGTGCAGTGTCACCGGCTCCCGCCGTGCCGGCAGGACGGTATTCGCCAGGATCTGTGACATCGCGGCTCGCACGATAGTGGCTCGCACGATAGTGGCTCGCGCGATCGTGGCTCGCGCGATGGTCGCCAGGGCGAAGGAGCCCGGCGGCGCGCAGGAAAGGGACGCGCCGCCGGGCTCTGCGCGGCTACGCCGCCGGGCCGTCGATCAGCGTGACGGTGGCCTGGTGCGTGCCGCCTGAGGAGTCGGTCCATCCGACCGTGACGCGATCACCGCCGTGGGTGCGATCGAGCGCCGCGGTGAGCTGCTCCTCGGTAGTGACGGTCGTGCCGTTGATCGAGCTGATCGTGTCGCCCTCGCTGATGCCGGCCTTGGCCGCCGGGCTGTTCGCGACCACGCCGAGCACGGTCAGGCCCGCGTCGGTCGACGCCGCGGTGCGGTAGGCGGTGCCGTACGTCGTACCGCCCGGGGACTGGCTCGATCCGGTCGAGCCGAACCCGGGCCAGGTCCCACTACTGCCGCCAGGGATCCCGCTGCCGAGTCCCGGCCAGCCGTTGCCGGTACCGCCGTTGCCGAAGCCGGGGTAGGCCCCGCTGCCCGATCCGGTCGACGCGGACGAGCCGAGCTCGACGCCGAGGAATCCCGGCGTACCGATGACGATGGTCGAGCTGGCCTTGCCGCCGGCGATCTTCTTCGCGATCGACAGCGCGGTCGTGATCGGGATCGCGTAGCCGTCGTTGGACTCCGTCACGCCGCTCGCGTCGGCACCGAAGCCCGATGAGCTCGAGGCCGCCGTGTCCATCCCGATCACCTGACCGCTGGAGTCGACCAAGGGCCCGCCGGAGTCTCCGGACACGATCTCGGCGTCGATCTCGA carries:
- a CDS encoding MarR family transcriptional regulator — its product is MSREPLDLPFDPIERAGELWESHFGPAAAMRVATSVMRAQQLLLSRYDEILRPYALTFARYEALVLLHFSRTGELPLSVIGERLMVHPTSVTNTIDRLAAQGFVERRRNPRDGRGVLAKLTDAGRETLERATVDLTADGFGLTAYDESDLRAIFEQLRTLRLAAGDFGVAGVGQDTRTS
- a CDS encoding SigE family RNA polymerase sigma factor, which translates into the protein MGAEFDEWAVARGPALIRFGYLLTGDRQLAQDLSQEALTRVHRRWRRLADEGNPDAYARKIMVNQLTSWRRRRSFSERVTDTAELPTTTIEFDQTAIDRQALWVTIQSLPTRQRAVVVLHFYEDLDDDAIARILGCAASTVRVHLRRALAALRTHPVTRDFAGRTP
- the meaB gene encoding methylmalonyl Co-A mutase-associated GTPase MeaB; protein product: MAFDVAELVARARDGDHRSVARLISLIESSSPQLREVTAALAPHAGAAEVIGLTGSPGVGKSTTTSALLTAYRAAGKRVGVLAVDPSSPFSGGALLGDRVRMQDHATDPGVYIRSMGTRGHLGGLAWATPQAVRVLDAAGCDVVIVETVGVGQAEVEIASLADTTVVLLAPGMGDGIQAAKAGILEIADVFVVNKADRDDADHTVRDLRTMMSLAESPDPGAWKPPIVKTIASQGEGSDALVEAIARHREWLLSSGQLERRRRARIADEIEAIAVTAVRERFSDLRGGAALDALADRVLSGSTDPYAAADELVAAASAE
- a CDS encoding transcriptional regulator; this translates as MSEHPVNGLDDVVHQRVRLGILAIAQQARRVEFTYLRDALDLTAGNLSQHLTVLEKAKLVTIEKGYDGKRPRTWIELTNAGKKALRDEVASLKSLIHQLERRSPRQP
- a CDS encoding methylmalonyl-CoA mutase family protein; the encoded protein is MDAKDIEAGRARWQQRFDAAGTREADFTSLSGSEVDPVYGPAPGTGYDGFERIGWPGEYPFTRGLYPTGYRGKQWTIRQFAGFGNAEQTNQRYKMILEAGGHGLSVAFDMPTLMGRDSDDPRSLGEVGHCGVAIDSAADMDVLFAGIPLADVTTSMTISGPAVPIFCMYLVAAERQGADIGVLDGTLQTDIFKEYIAQKEWLFGPEPHLRLIGDLMEFCDQRIPRYKPLSVSGYHIREAGSTAVQELAYTLADGFGYVELGQSRGLDVNRFAPGLSFFFDAHIDFFEEIAKFRAARRIWARWMRDVYGATDPRAQWLRFHTQTAGVSLTAQQPDNNVVRTAVEALAAVLGGTNSLHTNALDEVLALPSEKAAEIALRTQQVLMEETGVTNVADPLGGSWYLEALTDRMEAEAEAIFSRIREMGSDGTMTSGILRGIEDGWFMAEIADAAFAYQKALEKGDKKVVGVNVGEDTVVGELEILRVSHEVEIEQNRMLAARRDARDDAAVMASLATLREAARGSANLLPPMLEATRLEATLGEICGVLRKEWGSYREPARF
- the mce gene encoding methylmalonyl-CoA epimerase, translated to MFTRIDHVGIACRDLEATIARYTAAFDLTVLGRETNEAQGVHEAMLVVADSATGRSCVQLLQPTRPDTPVGKFLETRGEGLHHVAYGVDDIVGSLSALRESGAELIDETPRHGFGGSAIAFIHPRSAGGVLTELVEAVRRS
- a CDS encoding acetyl-CoA C-acetyltransferase; protein product: MPGSVIVGGARTPIGKLLGSLGDFPAVDLGGFAIEAALARAGIGGDDVDYVILGQVLQAGAGQITARQAAVKGGIPMTVPALTVNKVCLSGLDAIALADQLIGAGEFDVVVAGGMESMTNAPHLLPGARRGYRYGDGVLLDSMAYDGLFCAFDQCAMGESTEKHNALLGISRVEQDEFAARSHQLAAAAQKNGAFDEEIVTVSVPQRRGDPIVVTTDEGVRADTTVEGLTSLRPAFAKDGTITAGSASQISDGACAVVVMSRDAAERHGAPVLAEIGYHGVVAGPDASLQAQPANAINKALARAGEDVSALDLIEINEAFAAVAVHSAKLLDVSWDKVNVNGGAIALGHPIGASGARLALTLALELRRRGGGYGAAALCGGGGQGDALLLRVPAA